From the genome of Methanoregula boonei 6A8:
CATATGTCTTATTGATCAGCCCGAAGTTTCGGGACATTAATTGACGATGCATCAGCTCTTTCCACGGTCTTTGTTTTTTTTAGGAAAAGATCGGATTGCGATCTTTAAGGATTTTCAAAAAGAACGGATCGCGAGCTTGAGAATTCCGGAAAAAGAGCGATTCAGCTGCCGGGGATTTTCAAAAATGTTTGATCACGCAGATGAGGATTTCAAAGAAAGAGTGAGTTCAGAGCTTGCGGATTCCGGAACGTCTTAGTTACTCCGCGGCCTTTTTGTCCATAATGTCTTAATATACCAAAAAGGCTAAAATGTACATTTGGCCCATAAAAAGGTGACCGGGAAAATATGACAGATGTAATGGACAAACGTGCCGAGCTGACCGAGAAGGTCATGGTGTCTGCGGAGATCAAGCAGGTACTCTATTCATACAAAAAGCCCGGGGAACGGCTCGGGGATGTTGTCGACCGGCTTATCCGGGACCGGAAGCGGGACGAGTTTATCGAGCACCTTGACCGTATTGCCCGGGAGGGGGATTTCGTACCTCTTGACAGCGATCCCGAAATAGCAGCGATCAAAAAAGAGGCAGCACGTGCAGGTAAACATCGACAAAAAAGCATTGCAGTACATTAACAACCTGCCCGCCAAGGATCGCAGGATTGTAAAAACCCATCTGCTCCTGCTTGAGGACCCGCGTACCGCGCCGGATGTCGAATTGCTGGAAAACGGGCATTGCCGGATGCACATCTCCCACTCCTATACGGCTTTTTTCGATGTCCTTCCCGGTGGGATCGTACATATTCTGGAGGTCATGACCATTGAGGAAGCGCACAAGCGGTACAAGCGTTTCCGGTAATGCGGCCCCGTCGCGACGATCGCCCGGTCCCCCGGGACCGGAGGTGCGAGTGGCGAGGCAGATCTCAAAAACATATTTTCACTGAAAATGATTTTTCCGGAAAAAAGGTTAACTTAGCAACCGGGTTTTATCATTAATGGCATTTACAGCGCGAGCCGTACTTCCCGGGCCGCTTCTGCCATGTTCTTGAGTTTCCAGAACGCGGATTCCCGGGACCGCATCCGCAGGCCGCAGTCGGGATCGACAAGCATCGCTTTTGCCCCAAAAATTTCGACGCCTTTCTCGATCCGTTTTTTGATCTCCGCAACCGTTTCCACCGCTTCGGACGTGGAATCCACACAGCCGTACCCAATCATCCGGCCCGCGAGATCCCGGGAGCCAAAGAGGGCGAGGTTGGCTGGGTTTTTCGAGAACTCGAAGTCGAGCACGTGCACGTTGATCTTTAAGATATCGTCGATAACGTTTCCGAGCCCGCCGCAGACATGCATGCAGGTCGGGATCTTGACTGCACCCGCGATGGCCTCAATGGCCTGCTTTCCCACAGCAAGATCGGCAACCCCGGTCGAGAAGATCGGCTCATCGATCTGGAGAAGCGTGACGCCGGCCGCTTCCAGGTGCTTTGCCTCAACGGCAAGGGCCGCTGCAAGGTCGGGCACCAGCTCTTCCTTGTTCCGGTACATCGGCGTGCCGATGTGGAGGCCGTGGGCAATGGATGACGGGCCGGTGAGGACGCCCTTGACATACGGGCTCTTGGATCGTGCGTATTTCGCGTCGCCGGCGGTGATTGCACCCGAGGCCGGCTGGACTTTCCCTACAACGTCCTGTCCCTTGATCCCGGGCAGCCGTGCAGTAAAGAGCGGGATCATATCGTTTCGCACCTGGCCGTCGGAGATGATATCGATGCCGGCATTCACCTGGTCGGCAACCGCGGTCTCTACTGCGGCCTTGAAGGGATCGAAAAAGGAGGAAATGCCCGAGCCTTTCACCACGGGGTAGCTCCCGACCACCGTTGTCGCTAAGACCTTGTTGACGAAGTACGCTTTCATGGCACGAGGCGGTGCATGTCACGCGGGAAGAGGACGGCTTCGCGGACATTTGAGAGTCCGAGCATGGTCATAATCAGCCGTTCTGCGCCAAGACCCCATCCTGCATGGGGCGGCATCCCGTACCGGAACGGGCGCAGGTAGAATTCGAAGCTCTCGGGGTTGAGGCCCTTTTTCTTGATCTGCTGCACGAGAAGATCGTACTGGTGGACGCGCTGTGCCCCGCTGGAGAGTTCCATTCTCGGGTGCATGAGGTCGAACGCCTTGCAGATGGAGGGGTCGTCCTCGTACGGCATCGCGTAGTACGGCCGGATCTCGGTGGGCCAGTCCACAATGAAGTAGTGGGCGCCCATCTCGTCGCCGATCGCGTGCTCTGCCGCGGCAGAAATATCGTCGCCGTACTTGATCGGCTCGCCGGATTTCTTCTGGGCAATCCCGATTGCCTCGCCGTACGGCAGCCGGGTAAAGGGGGCCTTTGGCACGGCAAAATTGTCGATCTCAAGGTTTGCAATCTGGGTGCTGCAGGTCTTGTTCACGTACTCATAGGTAGTGACGATCAGGTGTTCGAGCGTCTTCATTACGTCATGGTGGTCGGCAAACGAGACCTCGATATCGATACTGGTGGCTTCGTTGAGGTGCTTGGTGGTGTTGTGCTCCTCGGCCCGGAAGATTGGCCCGATCTCGTACACCTTCTCAAAGCCGCCGGCCATCATCATCTGCTTATAGAGCTGCGGGCTCTGGTTGAGGAATGCTTCCTTGTCGAAGTAC
Proteins encoded in this window:
- the aspS gene encoding aspartate--tRNA(Asn) ligase codes for the protein MHIPIQSVTPQSGHAEICGWVHEERDLGGLAFFLIRDRTGIIQVTIPKKKVSEEVLLAAKKVSRESVVRIAGTVKAVEKAPGGREIVPDKFEIINLAETPLPLDVSEKVGVELDTRLDARFLDVRRPRVAAVFQIRSAALFAVNEFLHKEGFISITTPKIVAAATEGGTELFPIAYFDKEAFLNQSPQLYKQMMMAGGFEKVYEIGPIFRAEEHNTTKHLNEATSIDIEVSFADHHDVMKTLEHLIVTTYEYVNKTCSTQIANLEIDNFAVPKAPFTRLPYGEAIGIAQKKSGEPIKYGDDISAAAEHAIGDEMGAHYFIVDWPTEIRPYYAMPYEDDPSICKAFDLMHPRMELSSGAQRVHQYDLLVQQIKKKGLNPESFEFYLRPFRYGMPPHAGWGLGAERLIMTMLGLSNVREAVLFPRDMHRLVP
- a CDS encoding methionine synthase; this encodes MKAYFVNKVLATTVVGSYPVVKGSGISSFFDPFKAAVETAVADQVNAGIDIISDGQVRNDMIPLFTARLPGIKGQDVVGKVQPASGAITAGDAKYARSKSPYVKGVLTGPSSIAHGLHIGTPMYRNKEELVPDLAAALAVEAKHLEAAGVTLLQIDEPIFSTGVADLAVGKQAIEAIAGAVKIPTCMHVCGGLGNVIDDILKINVHVLDFEFSKNPANLALFGSRDLAGRMIGYGCVDSTSEAVETVAEIKKRIEKGVEIFGAKAMLVDPDCGLRMRSRESAFWKLKNMAEAAREVRLAL